Proteins encoded by one window of Triplophysa rosa linkage group LG19, Trosa_1v2, whole genome shotgun sequence:
- the rad23b gene encoding UV excision repair protein RAD23 homolog B isoform X1, translated as MQITLKTLQQQTFKIDIDGEETVKALKEKIENEKGKDSFPVAGQKLIYAGKILNDDMALKEYKIDEKNFVVVMVAKPKAAPASASSSAATVTSGASSSTTTTPSPSTAPAVQTPSESPPKDDKPAEEKPASSAPPPSTPTSSLSNANIFDDATSALVTGQSYENMVTEIMLMGYERDRVVSALRASFNNPDRAVEYLLTGIPAESEGSVGGAADPVLPSGDAPVVSAGLSSPSITAPSQPSTGSGANPLEFLRNQPQFLQMRQIIQQNPSLLPALLQQIGRENPQLLQQISSHQEQFIQMLNEPIQEAGQGGGGGVGVGVAEAGGGHLNYIQVTPQEKEAIERLKALGFPEGLVIQAYFACEKNENLAANFLLQQNFDDD; from the exons ATGCAGATCACACTGAAGACTCTCCAGCAGCAGACGTTTAAAATCGACATCGATGGGGAGGAAACG GTAAAGGCCTTAAAGGAGAAAATTGAGAATGAGAAGGGCAAAGACAGTTTTCCAGTGGCAGGGCAGAAGCTGATTTATGCAG GTAAAATCCTGAATGATGACATGGCTCTTAAAGAGTACAAGATCGATGAGAAGAACTTTGTGGTTGTGATGGTAGCAAAG CCTAAAGCGGCACCTGCATCGGCCTCTTCCTCTGCTGCCACGGTGACCAGCGGCGCTTCCTCCAGCACTACAACGACCCCGAGTCCTTCTACTGCCCCGGCTGTACAAACCCCCTCTGAGAGCCCCCCCAAAGACGACAAACCTGCCGAGGAGAAACCGGCCAGCAGCGCACCGCCCCCCTCTACGCCcaccag ttccCTGTCAAACGCAAATATATTTGATGATGCGACATCTGCGTTGG TGACAGGTCAGTCGTATGAGAACATGGTGACCGAGATCATGCTGATGGGCtacgagagagacagagtggtGTCGGCGCTGAGAGCCAGTTTCAACAATCCTGACCGTGCCGTCGAGTACCTGCTCACG GGTATTCCTGCGGAGAGCGAGGGAAGTGTTGGAGGTGCTGCTGACCCTGTGCTTCCTTCAGGTGACGCTCCTGTTGTGTCCGCTGGCCTCTCTTCCCCATCGATCACTGCCCCATCACAGCCCAGCACAGGATCAGGGG cGAATCCTCTGGAGTTCTTGAGGAACCAGCCACAGTTCCTTCAGATGAGACAGATCATCCAGCAGAACCCGTCTCTCTTACCAGCTCTACTACAGCAGATCGGCCGAGAGAACCCGCAGCTCCTGCAG CAAATCAGCAGCCATCAGGAGCAGTTTATCCAGATGCTGAATGAGCCTATCCAGGAGGCGGGACAAGGAGGAGGTGGGggtgtgggtgtgggtgtggCCGAGGCAGGAGGTGGACACTTGAACTACATCCAGGTCACACCCCAAGAAAAAGAAGCTATTGAGAGG CTAAAAGCCTTGGGATTCCCAGAAGGACTCGTTATTCAGGCCTACTTCGCTTGTGAGAAGAATGAAAATTTGGCTGCAAACTTCCTTTTACAACAGAACTTTGATGACGATTAG
- the rad23b gene encoding UV excision repair protein RAD23 homolog B isoform X2 — protein MALKEYKIDEKNFVVVMVAKPKAAPASASSSAATVTSGASSSTTTTPSPSTAPAVQTPSESPPKDDKPAEEKPASSAPPPSTPTSSLSNANIFDDATSALVTGQSYENMVTEIMLMGYERDRVVSALRASFNNPDRAVEYLLTGIPAESEGSVGGAADPVLPSGDAPVVSAGLSSPSITAPSQPSTGSGANPLEFLRNQPQFLQMRQIIQQNPSLLPALLQQIGRENPQLLQQISSHQEQFIQMLNEPIQEAGQGGGGGVGVGVAEAGGGHLNYIQVTPQEKEAIERLKALGFPEGLVIQAYFACEKNENLAANFLLQQNFDDD, from the exons ATGGCTCTTAAAGAGTACAAGATCGATGAGAAGAACTTTGTGGTTGTGATGGTAGCAAAG CCTAAAGCGGCACCTGCATCGGCCTCTTCCTCTGCTGCCACGGTGACCAGCGGCGCTTCCTCCAGCACTACAACGACCCCGAGTCCTTCTACTGCCCCGGCTGTACAAACCCCCTCTGAGAGCCCCCCCAAAGACGACAAACCTGCCGAGGAGAAACCGGCCAGCAGCGCACCGCCCCCCTCTACGCCcaccag ttccCTGTCAAACGCAAATATATTTGATGATGCGACATCTGCGTTGG TGACAGGTCAGTCGTATGAGAACATGGTGACCGAGATCATGCTGATGGGCtacgagagagacagagtggtGTCGGCGCTGAGAGCCAGTTTCAACAATCCTGACCGTGCCGTCGAGTACCTGCTCACG GGTATTCCTGCGGAGAGCGAGGGAAGTGTTGGAGGTGCTGCTGACCCTGTGCTTCCTTCAGGTGACGCTCCTGTTGTGTCCGCTGGCCTCTCTTCCCCATCGATCACTGCCCCATCACAGCCCAGCACAGGATCAGGGG cGAATCCTCTGGAGTTCTTGAGGAACCAGCCACAGTTCCTTCAGATGAGACAGATCATCCAGCAGAACCCGTCTCTCTTACCAGCTCTACTACAGCAGATCGGCCGAGAGAACCCGCAGCTCCTGCAG CAAATCAGCAGCCATCAGGAGCAGTTTATCCAGATGCTGAATGAGCCTATCCAGGAGGCGGGACAAGGAGGAGGTGGGggtgtgggtgtgggtgtggCCGAGGCAGGAGGTGGACACTTGAACTACATCCAGGTCACACCCCAAGAAAAAGAAGCTATTGAGAGG CTAAAAGCCTTGGGATTCCCAGAAGGACTCGTTATTCAGGCCTACTTCGCTTGTGAGAAGAATGAAAATTTGGCTGCAAACTTCCTTTTACAACAGAACTTTGATGACGATTAG